The Blattabacterium sp. DPU genome includes a window with the following:
- the lipA gene encoding lipoyl synthase: MNVIRKKPKWIKVKLPMSKNYHELQKLVSLHKLNTICQSGSCPNIGECWDKGVATFMILGNICTRSCRFCGVKTGRPDKIDWNEPEKVAKSIKILKIKHAVLTSVNRDDLLDMGSDIWVKTIQKVRFLNPNITIEALIPDFKGEKKIINKIIDIKPEVISHNVETVARLTKKVRIQAKYNRSLEVLQYIKKKNQKIRTKTGIMLGLGETKEEIIETMEDIKKSKVDILTMGQYLQPSTKHYPVRFFVFPEQFKELKKIGLKMGFKYVESGPLVRSSYHAEKHVK; this comes from the coding sequence ATGAATGTTATTCGAAAAAAACCAAAATGGATTAAGGTAAAATTACCAATGAGTAAAAATTATCATGAATTGCAAAAATTAGTTTCTTTACATAAACTAAATACTATTTGTCAAAGTGGAAGTTGTCCAAATATAGGAGAATGTTGGGATAAAGGAGTGGCTACTTTTATGATATTGGGAAACATTTGTACAAGGTCTTGTAGATTTTGTGGAGTGAAAACAGGACGTCCCGATAAAATCGATTGGAATGAACCAGAAAAAGTGGCAAAATCTATAAAAATATTGAAAATAAAACATGCAGTATTAACTTCTGTAAATAGAGATGATTTGCTGGATATGGGTTCTGATATATGGGTTAAAACTATACAAAAAGTACGATTTTTGAATCCAAATATTACGATAGAAGCTTTAATTCCAGATTTTAAAGGAGAAAAAAAAATAATTAATAAAATAATTGACATAAAACCAGAAGTAATTTCTCATAATGTAGAAACGGTTGCTAGATTAACAAAAAAAGTCCGTATTCAAGCTAAATATAATCGTAGTCTTGAAGTTTTACAATATATAAAAAAGAAAAATCAAAAAATACGTACAAAAACAGGAATTATGTTAGGATTAGGAGAAACGAAAGAAGAAATAATAGAAACTATGGAAGATATAAAAAAATCTAAAGTGGATATTCTTACAATGGGACAATATTTACAACCTTCTACCAAGCATTATCCTGTTCGTTTTTTTGTTTTTCCAGAACAGTTCAAAGAACTGAAAAAGATTGGATTAAAAATGGGATTTAAATATGTAGAAAGTGGACCGTTAGTTAGATCTTCTTATCATGCAGAAAAACATGTGAAATGA
- a CDS encoding UvrD-helicase domain-containing protein: protein MNQIQYTNIPMLVMPSTLEIYNASAGSGKTTFLVINYLYVLLKSPYPDEFKKVLALTFTKKASEEMKNRILQCIKEFSNKKVKKEYRFLFDSITKNFRLTKYQLYQRSEKILFSILQNFYSFSKNISTIDKFTYNIIRSFLYDREVNLEMDADRFLLKIVDNILCRLKNSEKWSNVLIQSSLENIKEGRNWDLRKELFKIVHIILEENNFFYIKKIENYSLEDFVQLKNLLIKRTKIFEKKCKKKGEEFFQLLEKTSIQKHSFVYLDLPRLFQKFQNGNIFFNPFNKRIEKNIQKGIFYSQFFFDDNQKTLIEKNKNKILFLYKKAKSIYKKNISNYFLDKLFLKKINLLSIIHEIEKEFRSIKNEKKVILNAELNKILYEKIVKGTLPKVYEKIGIQYKYYFIDEFQDISFLQWQNIRILVENALSENGSAMIVGDPKQSIYRWRGGDAKQFIKLINSKSYCYKKTIKTIEKNFRSDEEIVKFNNLLYQSISKTFNYTIYQDIYKNYKQKINPKKSGGYVEINFINDHHQNYKEHIYSNIKNKINQLLKQKYALSDIAILVRNNKEGHFLSEKLMEDGVLVNTSVSLLIKNHLEIQIIVNFLYVFAYPHCYQKRVVLIFLLLKNKFIRTKKNNHDFIMKILFLPLNLFLKKIMLKNSLTLNKLYNKSIYNISEDIIESFRLLNKQNSTYIYSFLDFVYRSMRKVGNSILDFLDHWEFKKEKESIIISDHINAIRIMTIHKSKGLQFPVVLIPFTDWDIFSKKNKEKIWIDIDPNLYNGFNSIYLEIESYFKHIKYDNNIRNFYDDYLSNIKFDNINLLYVATTRSIEKLILFSKFGNDRSISYYIRNFLCEKKMWNEKKYKYTFGKEK from the coding sequence TTGAATCAAATTCAATATACCAATATACCTATGCTCGTTATGCCTTCTACATTAGAAATATACAATGCTTCAGCAGGTTCGGGAAAAACTACTTTTTTAGTTATCAATTATCTTTATGTTTTATTAAAAAGTCCTTATCCTGATGAATTTAAAAAAGTTTTAGCTTTAACTTTTACTAAAAAAGCTTCAGAAGAAATGAAAAACCGTATTTTACAATGTATAAAAGAATTTTCAAATAAAAAAGTTAAAAAAGAATATCGTTTCTTATTTGATTCTATCACGAAAAATTTTCGTTTAACAAAATACCAATTATATCAACGTTCTGAAAAAATATTGTTCTCTATATTGCAGAATTTTTATTCTTTTTCTAAAAATATAAGTACAATAGATAAATTTACTTATAATATTATAAGATCTTTTTTATATGATAGAGAAGTAAATTTAGAAATGGATGCAGATCGATTTTTATTGAAAATTGTAGATAATATATTATGTAGATTAAAAAATTCTGAGAAATGGTCGAATGTTTTGATTCAATCTTCCCTAGAAAATATAAAAGAAGGAAGAAATTGGGATTTAAGAAAAGAATTATTCAAAATAGTTCACATAATACTTGAAGAAAATAATTTTTTTTATATAAAAAAAATAGAAAATTACTCTTTGGAAGATTTTGTTCAGTTAAAAAATCTTTTAATCAAAAGAACTAAAATATTTGAAAAAAAATGTAAAAAAAAAGGAGAAGAATTTTTTCAACTTTTGGAAAAAACATCTATTCAAAAACATTCATTTGTTTATTTAGATTTACCAAGATTGTTCCAAAAATTTCAAAACGGAAATATATTTTTTAATCCGTTTAATAAACGTATTGAAAAAAATATTCAAAAAGGAATATTTTATTCTCAATTTTTTTTTGATGATAATCAAAAAACATTAATAGAAAAAAATAAAAATAAAATACTTTTTTTATACAAAAAAGCAAAATCTATATATAAAAAAAATATATCAAATTATTTTTTAGATAAACTTTTCTTAAAAAAGATAAATTTATTATCAATAATACATGAAATTGAAAAAGAATTTCGTTCTATAAAAAATGAAAAAAAAGTAATTTTAAATGCAGAATTAAATAAGATCCTTTATGAAAAAATTGTTAAAGGAACACTTCCAAAAGTATATGAAAAAATAGGGATACAATATAAATATTATTTTATAGACGAATTTCAAGATATTTCATTTTTACAATGGCAAAATATTAGAATCTTAGTTGAAAATGCATTATCAGAAAATGGATCAGCTATGATAGTAGGAGATCCTAAACAATCTATATATAGATGGAGAGGGGGTGATGCTAAACAATTTATAAAATTAATTAATTCTAAATCATATTGTTATAAAAAAACAATAAAAACTATAGAAAAAAATTTTCGTAGTGATGAAGAAATTGTAAAATTTAATAACTTACTATATCAATCTATATCTAAAACATTTAATTATACTATTTATCAAGATATATACAAAAATTACAAACAAAAAATAAATCCCAAAAAATCTGGGGGATATGTAGAAATAAATTTTATTAATGATCATCATCAAAATTATAAAGAACATATTTATTCAAACATAAAAAATAAAATCAATCAATTATTGAAACAAAAATATGCATTATCAGATATTGCTATTTTAGTGAGAAACAATAAAGAAGGTCATTTTTTATCTGAAAAACTAATGGAAGATGGGGTACTAGTAAATACTTCTGTTTCTTTATTAATAAAAAATCATTTAGAAATCCAAATCATCGTAAATTTTTTGTACGTTTTTGCTTATCCTCATTGTTATCAAAAAAGAGTTGTTTTAATTTTTTTATTATTAAAAAATAAATTTATTCGCACTAAAAAAAATAATCATGATTTTATCATGAAAATACTTTTTTTACCTTTGAATCTCTTCTTAAAAAAGATTATGTTGAAAAATTCATTAACATTAAACAAATTATATAATAAATCTATATACAACATATCAGAAGATATTATTGAATCTTTTAGATTATTAAATAAACAAAATTCTACATATATCTATTCTTTTTTAGATTTTGTTTATAGATCTATGAGAAAAGTAGGAAATTCTATTCTAGATTTTCTAGATCATTGGGAATTTAAAAAAGAAAAAGAAAGTATTATAATTTCAGATCACATTAATGCTATTCGTATTATGACTATTCATAAATCTAAGGGATTACAATTTCCTGTGGTACTTATTCCTTTCACCGATTGGGATATTTTTTCTAAAAAAAATAAAGAAAAAATATGGATAGATATCGATCCTAATTTATATAATGGATTCAATTCTATTTATTTAGAAATAGAATCCTATTTTAAACATATAAAATATGATAATAATATCCGTAATTTTTATGATGATTATTTATCAAATATTAAATTTGATAATATCAATTTATTATATGTAGCGACGACCCGTTCTATTGAAAAACTTATTTTATTTTCAAAATTTGGAAATGATAGATCTATTTCTTATTATATTAGAAATTTTCTATGTGAAAAAAAAATGTGGAATGAAAAAAAGTATAAGTATACCTTTGGAAAAGAAAAATAA
- the fbaA gene encoding class II fructose-bisphosphate aldolase — MSRKFPFGVATGNLVKEIFEYAKENVFSIPAVNVIGSNTMNAVMETAAEINSPVIIQLSNGGAIFNAGKGLSNDKQKAAIQGSIACAMHIHELASYYKTTVILHTDHCYKPLLPWIDGLIETNEKYYKRFGKTLFSSHMLDLSQESLIDNINICEQYFYRMNKSKMTLEIELGVTGGEEDGIDNSNVENKKLYTQPEEVGYAYEKLTKISNNFIIAASFGNVHGVYRPGNVVLCPDILKNTQEYIQRKFHTNPKPVSLVFHGGSGSTEKEIQKAISYGVVKMNVDTDLQYAFACGVRDYMNINKEYLKKQIGNPKGKHIPNKKYYDPRIWLREGEKYFKKILKKYFELMNNINTL, encoded by the coding sequence ATGTCTAGAAAATTTCCTTTTGGAGTGGCTACTGGTAATCTTGTGAAAGAAATATTTGAATATGCTAAGGAAAATGTATTTTCCATACCTGCTGTAAATGTAATTGGATCTAATACTATGAATGCTGTTATGGAAACTGCTGCAGAAATAAATTCTCCTGTTATTATTCAATTATCTAATGGAGGGGCTATTTTTAATGCGGGAAAAGGATTAAGCAATGATAAACAAAAAGCAGCAATTCAAGGTTCTATAGCTTGTGCTATGCATATTCATGAATTGGCCTCATACTATAAAACAACGGTTATTCTTCATACAGATCATTGTTATAAACCTCTTCTTCCATGGATAGATGGATTGATAGAAACTAATGAAAAATATTATAAACGTTTTGGAAAAACGTTGTTTAGTTCACATATGTTAGATCTTTCTCAAGAATCTTTAATAGATAATATTAATATTTGTGAACAATATTTTTACAGAATGAATAAAAGTAAAATGACTCTTGAAATAGAACTTGGTGTTACGGGAGGAGAAGAAGATGGAATAGATAATTCTAATGTAGAAAACAAGAAACTTTATACTCAACCAGAAGAAGTTGGTTATGCTTATGAAAAATTAACTAAAATCAGCAACAATTTTATTATAGCAGCATCTTTTGGAAATGTACATGGAGTATATAGACCTGGAAATGTTGTACTTTGTCCTGATATTTTGAAGAATACACAAGAATATATACAAAGAAAATTTCATACTAATCCTAAACCAGTTTCTTTAGTTTTTCATGGAGGATCAGGGTCTACCGAAAAGGAAATACAAAAAGCTATTAGTTATGGAGTTGTGAAAATGAATGTAGATACTGACTTGCAATATGCTTTTGCTTGTGGAGTTCGAGATTATATGAATATAAATAAGGAATATTTAAAAAAACAGATAGGAAATCCAAAAGGAAAACATATTCCTAATAAAAAATATTATGATCCTAGAATATGGTTAAGAGAAGGAGAAAAATATTTCAAAAAGATTTTAAAAAAATATTTTGAACTCATGAATAATATTAATACTTTATAA
- the accD gene encoding acetyl-CoA carboxylase, carboxyltransferase subunit beta — MAWFLRKKKNILTSTNERKDLPKGIWYRTPSGKIIDSEELKKNAYVSPEDGYHVRIHSKEYFEILFDHGEFLEMNVKMMSKDPIKWEDYKKYTDRIQEARKKTNLYDAIRTGIGKIKTIKVVISCMDFSFIGGSMGSVVGEKISRAIKYCIDKKYPYILISKSGGARIMESSFSLMQMAKTIARLTQLRDAKIPYISVLTDPTTGGVTASYSLLGDINIAEPGALIGFAGPRVIREIIGKDLPEGFQTAEFLMDHGFIDLISPRTELKKNIYNLVSMMI, encoded by the coding sequence ATGGCTTGGTTTTTAAGAAAAAAAAAGAATATTTTAACATCTACAAATGAAAGAAAGGATTTACCAAAAGGGATTTGGTATAGGACTCCTAGTGGAAAAATTATAGATTCTGAAGAATTAAAAAAAAATGCATATGTAAGTCCAGAAGATGGATATCATGTAAGAATTCATAGTAAAGAATATTTTGAAATTCTTTTTGATCATGGTGAATTTTTAGAAATGAACGTAAAGATGATGAGTAAAGATCCTATAAAATGGGAAGATTATAAAAAGTATACAGATCGAATTCAAGAAGCACGAAAAAAAACAAATTTATATGATGCAATTCGAACAGGAATTGGAAAAATTAAAACTATAAAAGTTGTGATATCTTGCATGGATTTTTCATTTATAGGAGGATCTATGGGATCCGTAGTAGGAGAAAAAATATCTAGAGCCATAAAATATTGTATCGATAAAAAATATCCATATATTTTAATTTCTAAATCTGGAGGGGCAAGAATAATGGAATCCTCTTTTTCATTAATGCAAATGGCTAAAACTATAGCTAGATTAACCCAATTACGTGATGCTAAAATTCCGTATATTTCTGTTTTAACGGATCCAACTACGGGAGGCGTTACTGCTTCTTACTCTTTACTTGGAGATATTAATATAGCTGAACCAGGAGCTCTTATTGGATTTGCAGGCCCTAGAGTTATTAGAGAAATAATAGGCAAAGATCTTCCAGAAGGATTTCAAACTGCAGAATTCTTAATGGACCATGGATTTATAGATTTAATTTCTCCTAGAACAGAATTAAAAAAAAATATATATAATTTAGTTTCTATGATGATATAA